The DNA region CGTATTTATGCAGATAAAAATAATAGACCAGCAACTTACAGTAAAGACAATGTACCTTACACACCAAAACACTTTTTACCAATTTCATTAGATGGTATAGAAGAAAATGATTTTACCATGGTATTTGGTTTTCCTGGTCGTACTAACGAGTATCTTCCTGCAGTTGCCATACAACACATTACACAAGATTATAACCCAAGTAATATTGCAATTCGTGAAGCTGCCTTAAAAGTGATTGACGCAAATATGAAAGCTAGCGACGAAGTACGTATTAAATACGCCTCTAAACAAGCTAGAATTGCTAACGCTTGGAAAAAATGGATAGGCGAAAATCTTGGAATAGATAAAAGTAATGCAATTGCACAACGTCGTGCTTTTGAAGCCAAATTTACACAAGCCTTAAAAGACAAAAATCTAGAGAATAAATACGGTCATATTTTACCAAAACTAGAATCACTTTACAAAGATTTTGCATCTATAAATATAAAACGCCGAAACTTTATTGAAGTTTTTATTGTCACAAACGAATTAATGACAATGACTTTTAGAGCTTACCAAATGGAACAAGCCATTAATCAAAATCCAGAGCATTTTGAAAATGCCAAAGCTAAATTTGCAGCGACTTTAAAAGGAATACACAAAAATTATGATGTAAATGTAGATAAAGGTGTTTTTAAAAATGTAATGCCTTTTTATACTAAAAATGTAGATGCGTCTATTTATGATAAAACATCATTTACAGATTTAAATGAATCCTTAAAACTTCTAGAAGGTAAACCTAAAGATGTATTAAAAAAACTAAACAAAGATGCTGCATACAAATTTGCAAAACCAATTATAGATGAGTTTTATAGTAGCATAAATGAGGAATTTAATTCTAAAAATGAGCCTATAGTAGCACTAGAAAAAGAATACATGAAAGCTTTAATGGAAGCGCTTCCAGACGAGCGTTATTTCCCAGATGCAAACAGTACTTTACGTGTAACCTATGGCAAAGTAAAAGGCTACTCGCCAAGAGATGCAGTATATTATTTACCTGTTAGTTATTTAGATGGCGTGATAGAAAAATATGTTCCTGGTGATTATGAATTTGATGTTCCGCAAAAGCTTTTAGATTTACATGAAGCTAAAGATTTTGGTCCATACGCAGACGCTAACGGTAAAGTTCCTGTTTGTTTTTTAGGAACCAATCACACCACTGGAGGAAATTCTGGTAGTCCTGCAATAGATGCTCACGGAAATTTAATCGGACTAAATTTTGACCGCGTTTGGGAAGGTACAATGAGTGACATGAATTACGATCCAGAAATTTGCCGCAACATTATGGTAGATGCTAGATACGTCCTATTTATCATAGATAAATTTGCTGGTGCCAAACACTTAATTGACGAAATGAAATTGGTTCATCCAAAAACAAAGTAATTACAACTTAAAAAAACCTTCCTTTATACTTTATTTAGGAAGGTTTTTTATTTTACGTGTAATCTTTTAAGCAACTCTTGTTTATAAGTACGTCCAATAGGCAATCTATTAGACTCTAAATACAGTTCGTTTCCTGTAATTTTATTTACAAATTTAGAATTGATTATATACGATTTATGGATTTGAATAAAGTAATCTTGAGGTAATTTTTCTGTCCAATTTTTTAGTGCATCCAAAAAAGATAACCGTTGTGTTTTGGTAACTAACGTTATGTAGTTTCTATCAGATTCTAGATATAAAATATCTTCTAGAATTATTTTATGAAGCGTTTTGTCTACATTTAAAAAAATTGAATTTTGTTCAGTTTTATGGTCTACTTCTAATCGTTGTTCTGCTTTATTTACAGCTTTTAAAAAACGATCAAAACCAAAAGGTTTAACCAAATAATCTACAATTGTATCCAGCTCAAAACTATTAACTGCATAATCTGGATAAGCAGTTGTCATTATTATTAATGGCGGATTTTTTACTGTTTTAATAAAATCTAAACCAGAAATGTCCGGTAAATTTATATCTAAAAAAATAATATTAACCGTGTTAGTTTTTAAAAAATGATGTGCTTCTATGGCTGCATTAAAAACACCTTTTAATTTAAGATTAGGCAACTTACTTAAATAGTTTTTTAGCAGGTTTTGCGCAGGAATTTCGTCTTCTATGATAATGCAATTCATGATAAATCTATTTTTAAAACGACTTTAAATTGATCTAAGCTGTCTATTGTAAGCGTATACTTATCTGGATATAATAATTGTAATCTTTTTTTAAGGTTTACTAATCCTATTTTTAAGGAAGATGCATCTGTTTTGTTTGGACTAAAATCATTAATACACGTACATGTTAATTGCTTGTTTTCTTCATTAATTTCAATTGAAATTTGACTATGTAAACTACTATGTTTAAACGTGTTTTCAATAATTGTAATTAGCAATAAAGGTGCAATATTTGTTTCTGCATTTTGCACATACGTTTCATACTTGATTTGCTTTACACCTTCGGTTCTTATCTGTTGAAACTTGATATAATTATCTAAAAACTGAAGCTCTTTTTTTAAACTAACAAAAGGCGCGTTACTATCGTATAAGACATGTTTTAGATTATCAGATAGCATTAAGATAAGTTCTGGTGTTTCAGTAGGTTTTTCAATAGAAAAAGAATAAATCGTATTTAAATTATTAAACAACACATGTGGATTAATTTGCGATTTTAAAAACTTTAGTTCCATTTCGGTATGTTGTCTTATCATATCTTCTTTATGCTGTTGTTCTTCTAAAAAACGATATAACATCCAAATAAACGAGAAGAAAATTAATGGTACCAAGGTTTGCCAAAGGTAATCGCTTAAACATTTCATTATAGAACAACCACATTTTGCAAAAACATTACAATATAATTGGGTTGCAAAAAAGGATATTGTGATAAAAATAAGTCCGTAAAGTATATACCATTTTCGTTTTACAAAAAATGGCAACAGCACAAAGTAATTAACGTAAACGATTATAAATAGGATTGACAAATACTGTAAAAACGGATTTTCTGCCCAATAATATCTAGAAAATATAAATAGAGACACAAAAATAAATAGTGCCCAAAATAGGATATGAACAAGTATTTGCGAGGTATGTTTTTTAAAATCAATCATATTAATGCTGAAAGTAATTTAAAAACCTAACACCATCAAAAAACAACGTACAAAAACACAAAAAACCAATACAAACGACTAAACCTGTTGTTTGTATTGATTTTAATGCTGTTGGTTAAATAATTTAAAAACACAATTACTAAGTAGCTAGATTTGAAATAATTAAAACCATTTAATATGAAAAAAATAATCACACTTATCGCTTTATTTATTTATACTTCTAGCTTTTCTCAAACCCTAAATCAAGAGGTTAAAGATGATAATGGTTCTACAAAACTTTTAGGAGTAATCGATAAAAACGGACTTACAAAAACGCCATACAATGATTGGTTTACTAAAAATTATGACAATTATAAAGTAAACGAAGCACTTGTAAACAGCTACAAAGATTCTTTAAACACTTATACCATAAAAGCATTTTTAGGTACTTGGTGTGGCGATAGTAAACGTGAAGTACCAAGGTTTTATAAAGTTTTAGAAACTGTAAATTTTGACATGAACAATCTTAAAGTATTTGCATTAGACAATACAAAAGAAAATTATAAGAAAGGTCCAAATGGCGAAGAAGACGGTTATAACATACACAGAGTACCAACATTTATCTTTTATAAAAACGGAAAAGAAGTCAACAGAATTGTCGAATACCCAAAAGAAACTTTAGAACGAGATATTAAAAACATTGTAACCAATCAACGTTATTTTCCTAATTACTTTGTGGCAAACACCATGTTTTATAACATTTTAAATAATCCATTAGAAAATTTAAAACAAACGGAAGCTCAGTTTTTACCTTATTTTGCTGAATATGTAAATGGCAGTAAAGAGCTTAACACCTTAGGTTATGTACTTTTAAGAGCAAAGAAAACAAAAGAAGCATTATTTGTTTTTGAATTTAACACCAAATTATTCCCTTTAAATTATAATGTTTATGACAGTTTAGCCGAAGCTTATTATACCACAAACAACTACAATGAGGCAATAAAAAACTATTACAAAGTATTAAGCATGAATCCTGACAATGAAAATGCTAAAAACATGATTGAAAGGATTAACGCTAAAAAACAAAAAACCCATAACAACTAAGTTATGGGTTCAAAAAACTTACTTAATTAAAAAAATGACCTACTTTTTAATTAACTTTTTAGTGATTGTTTTACCTTCAGAATTTATTTTTACAAAATATAAACCATTGTTATAATTTGATACATCTAAAGTAAAACTGCTATCAATCAATTCAGCTTTTTGTTTACTAAATACTTGTTTTCCTAATACATCGTATACAGCAATATCTATGTTTTTTGATGCATTTGAAAATGATAAATTAACATAATTTGTTGTTGGGTTTGGATACATAGAAAA from Mesoflavibacter profundi includes:
- a CDS encoding S46 family peptidase, with amino-acid sequence MKFLKILILFFSLNVTAQQGGMWIPSLLDGMNETEMANLGSMLTADDIYSVNNSSLKDAIGHFNGGCTTEVISPKGLILTNHHCGYGQIQSHSSLENDYIKNGFWAMNLDEELPNEGLFVEFIVRIEDVTNDVLYGITDAMTEKEKQSIIDKNSNAVLKLYDKEDWQDAKVKAFYKGNQYFLFITERFEDIRLVGAPPTSIGKFGSDTDNWVFPRHTGDFSLFRIYADKNNRPATYSKDNVPYTPKHFLPISLDGIEENDFTMVFGFPGRTNEYLPAVAIQHITQDYNPSNIAIREAALKVIDANMKASDEVRIKYASKQARIANAWKKWIGENLGIDKSNAIAQRRAFEAKFTQALKDKNLENKYGHILPKLESLYKDFASINIKRRNFIEVFIVTNELMTMTFRAYQMEQAINQNPEHFENAKAKFAATLKGIHKNYDVNVDKGVFKNVMPFYTKNVDASIYDKTSFTDLNESLKLLEGKPKDVLKKLNKDAAYKFAKPIIDEFYSSINEEFNSKNEPIVALEKEYMKALMEALPDERYFPDANSTLRVTYGKVKGYSPRDAVYYLPVSYLDGVIEKYVPGDYEFDVPQKLLDLHEAKDFGPYADANGKVPVCFLGTNHTTGGNSGSPAIDAHGNLIGLNFDRVWEGTMSDMNYDPEICRNIMVDARYVLFIIDKFAGAKHLIDEMKLVHPKTK
- a CDS encoding LytR/AlgR family response regulator transcription factor, producing MNCIIIEDEIPAQNLLKNYLSKLPNLKLKGVFNAAIEAHHFLKTNTVNIIFLDINLPDISGLDFIKTVKNPPLIIMTTAYPDYAVNSFELDTIVDYLVKPFGFDRFLKAVNKAEQRLEVDHKTEQNSIFLNVDKTLHKIILEDILYLESDRNYITLVTKTQRLSFLDALKNWTEKLPQDYFIQIHKSYIINSKFVNKITGNELYLESNRLPIGRTYKQELLKRLHVK
- a CDS encoding sensor histidine kinase gives rise to the protein MIDFKKHTSQILVHILFWALFIFVSLFIFSRYYWAENPFLQYLSILFIIVYVNYFVLLPFFVKRKWYILYGLIFITISFFATQLYCNVFAKCGCSIMKCLSDYLWQTLVPLIFFSFIWMLYRFLEEQQHKEDMIRQHTEMELKFLKSQINPHVLFNNLNTIYSFSIEKPTETPELILMLSDNLKHVLYDSNAPFVSLKKELQFLDNYIKFQQIRTEGVKQIKYETYVQNAETNIAPLLLITIIENTFKHSSLHSQISIEINEENKQLTCTCINDFSPNKTDASSLKIGLVNLKKRLQLLYPDKYTLTIDSLDQFKVVLKIDLS
- a CDS encoding thioredoxin family protein produces the protein MKKIITLIALFIYTSSFSQTLNQEVKDDNGSTKLLGVIDKNGLTKTPYNDWFTKNYDNYKVNEALVNSYKDSLNTYTIKAFLGTWCGDSKREVPRFYKVLETVNFDMNNLKVFALDNTKENYKKGPNGEEDGYNIHRVPTFIFYKNGKEVNRIVEYPKETLERDIKNIVTNQRYFPNYFVANTMFYNILNNPLENLKQTEAQFLPYFAEYVNGSKELNTLGYVLLRAKKTKEALFVFEFNTKLFPLNYNVYDSLAEAYYTTNNYNEAIKNYYKVLSMNPDNENAKNMIERINAKKQKTHNN